In Sphingobacterium sp. SYP-B4668, the sequence TAGACAAATCTCACACTATGTATCGGGCAAGAGCGGAGGGAAAGGCGTGGTGCGTGAACTAATCGAAAAGACATTAAAGCTCCAAAATAAATGGTTTGATGATAATAATGTGAAAAGCATCTAATACATGTTAAAGAATTTAGAAAATATTTCAATAGTACTAGGCTCGCAATCACCTCGACGTAGCGAACTATTGAAAGCTATGGGAGTACACTTTGAAGTTGTGGTCAAAACGACGGACGAGTCGTATGACGAAGCCTTGTCCCCCAAAGAAATAGCTGTCGCTATTGCTGAAAAAAAAGCTTCGGCATTTCAAACAACCGAATTTCAAGATAAACTCGTCATCACGGCAGATACCATTGTGGTAGCTAATCATTTGATACTAGGTAAACCCAAAGATAGCGATGCCGCAAAAGAGATGTTGTCACTCCTT encodes:
- a CDS encoding Maf family nucleotide pyrophosphatase, yielding MLKNLENISIVLGSQSPRRSELLKAMGVHFEVVVKTTDESYDEALSPKEIAVAIAEKKASAFQTTEFQDKLVITADTIVVANHLILGKPKDSDAAKEMLSLLSGNTHEVMSAVTLLWKGQVNTFVEVTAVTLNPLTDDEIAYYVNQYQPFDKAGSYGIQEWIGLVGILKLEGTYTNVVGLPTARLYQELKKI